From the Clostridium sp. Marseille-P299 genome, one window contains:
- a CDS encoding DEAD/DEAH box helicase — MLNTGDFAFDTVASANVQILERIEMWGYTSYKVFNPATGRVYKATEEQLNTSGNTIQYDENYLRYVTLLSKIKNETAGGFLSALTSGVIPLPHQLHVLNRAMETNNIRYILADEVGLGKTIEAGMIIKELKSRGLVQRVLVVCPTGLVTQWASEMQEKFHEKFHVILPSDYDTIRRLTDADDVYGQYDQVISPMDSIKPIEKHAGWTDERVEKYNEERIYSIINSGWDLIIIDEAHRVAGSSGEVARYKLGYLLSQASPYLLLLSATPHNGKTEPFLRLVRLLDEDAFPNSKSIVKEQVAPYLIRTEKREAIDNNGNLLFKNRITHLVELQWDERHTFQRELYKLVSSYVSTTYDKAKRNRKKNMCLIFLLIIMQRMVTSSTAAVRQSLERRLEALKSQNIRIGSLNEADLAEMEIEDDVAEALEAMSLNLSEEIAELEHIIAVAKQAEFQHPDVKVERLVDTIDEILSEDRNQKIIIFTEFVATQKYLQQLLENRGFTVSVLNGSMNIDERNEALQEFKTKTSIFISTDAGGEGLNLQFSNIIINYDLPWNPMKIEQRCGRADRIGQQRDVHIYNFIVGDTVENRVREVLEQKLSVIFKELGVDKYSDVLDSEVAELDFNEVYMNSIGRPSSVERNMYPVESEVKQQVANAQKYKNIIREEKDLTRLVGTESSFDVDAALRQMLAYYESWKGRDIQLIDRIGINDEEIIQHLRTEIMQDKTSQLMSVDIKNFPNEAGYFMLWELSISEEKSGKRIIPIFVNENFLLRPMAGKRIMDVFLDGTSGLTVGAAPNITEAEYQQLEKLSMDFAYDTFVELKEKQIQINQESYNKYMYALKLREEAAGHIGIENICRSRLAKLAREKASIEAEYKKGSQIYPDFRLMILVRLEA; from the coding sequence ATGCTAAATACCGGCGATTTCGCTTTTGATACAGTAGCTAGCGCCAATGTGCAGATACTGGAGAGAATTGAAATGTGGGGATATACTTCCTACAAGGTTTTCAATCCTGCTACGGGCCGTGTGTATAAGGCAACGGAAGAACAATTGAATACAAGCGGCAATACGATCCAGTACGATGAGAACTACCTACGCTATGTGACATTGCTCTCAAAAATCAAAAACGAGACCGCTGGTGGCTTTCTGTCTGCGCTGACAAGCGGAGTCATCCCGCTGCCGCATCAGCTTCATGTGCTGAACCGTGCAATGGAGACGAACAATATTCGTTACATACTTGCTGACGAAGTTGGTCTCGGTAAAACCATCGAGGCCGGTATGATCATCAAGGAATTAAAGAGCCGTGGTCTTGTGCAGCGTGTTCTGGTTGTCTGCCCGACCGGTTTGGTTACGCAGTGGGCATCGGAAATGCAGGAGAAGTTCCACGAGAAATTTCATGTGATTCTACCGTCAGATTACGACACCATTCGACGCTTGACGGACGCAGATGATGTCTATGGCCAGTATGACCAAGTCATCTCCCCGATGGATTCCATCAAGCCTATCGAAAAACACGCTGGTTGGACGGATGAGCGTGTGGAAAAATATAACGAGGAACGCATCTATTCCATCATCAACAGTGGCTGGGACCTTATTATCATTGATGAGGCCCACCGTGTTGCCGGTTCATCCGGTGAGGTTGCCAGATATAAGCTGGGTTATTTGCTATCGCAGGCAAGCCCATATCTGTTGCTTCTGTCTGCAACACCTCACAACGGCAAGACTGAGCCGTTCCTGCGCCTTGTGCGACTGCTGGATGAAGATGCATTTCCTAACTCCAAGTCTATCGTAAAGGAACAGGTGGCTCCGTACCTGATTCGTACAGAAAAGCGTGAGGCCATCGATAACAACGGCAATTTGCTATTTAAGAATCGCATCACGCACCTTGTAGAGCTGCAGTGGGACGAGCGTCACACATTCCAGCGAGAATTGTATAAGTTGGTCAGCTCCTATGTTTCAACTACCTATGACAAAGCGAAGCGTAATCGCAAAAAGAATATGTGCCTTATTTTCCTGTTGATTATCATGCAGCGCATGGTAACCAGCAGTACGGCAGCAGTGCGCCAGAGCCTTGAGCGCCGCTTGGAGGCGTTGAAATCTCAGAATATACGCATTGGTTCTCTGAACGAAGCGGATCTGGCTGAAATGGAAATTGAGGACGATGTTGCTGAAGCACTCGAAGCAATGTCCCTCAATCTGTCTGAGGAAATTGCAGAGCTAGAGCATATTATTGCTGTGGCAAAACAGGCCGAGTTCCAGCACCCTGATGTGAAGGTGGAGCGCCTTGTAGACACCATTGACGAAATCCTCAGCGAAGACCGGAACCAGAAGATTATTATTTTCACTGAGTTTGTTGCCACACAGAAGTATCTGCAGCAGCTTCTTGAGAATAGAGGCTTTACTGTTTCCGTGCTTAACGGTAGTATGAATATCGATGAGCGCAATGAAGCGCTACAGGAGTTCAAGACCAAGACTAGCATCTTTATTTCCACAGATGCTGGTGGAGAAGGTCTGAACTTGCAGTTTTCCAATATTATCATCAACTATGACCTGCCGTGGAACCCGATGAAAATCGAGCAGCGTTGTGGCCGTGCAGATCGTATTGGTCAGCAGCGCGATGTTCACATTTATAATTTTATTGTTGGCGATACGGTTGAGAACCGTGTCCGTGAAGTGCTGGAGCAGAAGCTCTCTGTCATCTTCAAAGAGCTGGGCGTTGATAAGTATTCCGACGTTCTGGACAGTGAAGTGGCCGAGCTGGACTTCAACGAAGTTTACATGAATTCCATCGGAAGACCTTCTTCTGTAGAGCGCAATATGTATCCGGTTGAGTCAGAAGTAAAACAGCAGGTAGCCAATGCTCAGAAGTACAAGAATATTATCCGTGAGGAGAAAGACTTGACACGGCTTGTCGGCACAGAGTCCAGTTTTGATGTTGACGCTGCACTCAGACAGATGTTGGCCTACTATGAAAGCTGGAAGGGCCGTGATATTCAGCTGATTGACCGCATCGGCATTAACGATGAGGAAATCATCCAGCACCTGCGTACTGAAATCATGCAGGACAAGACCTCGCAGCTGATGTCTGTCGACATCAAGAACTTTCCGAATGAGGCTGGTTATTTTATGCTGTGGGAATTATCCATCTCTGAAGAAAAAAGTGGAAAGCGCATTATTCCGATTTTCGTCAATGAAAACTTCCTGCTTCGTCCGATGGCCGGAAAGCGTATCATGGATGTTTTCCTTGATGGTACCAGCGGTTTGACTGTGGGCGCTGCACCGAATATTACAGAGGCAGAATACCAGCAGCTCGAAAAGCTGAGTATGGACTTTGCTTATGACACTTTCGTTGAATTGAAAGAGAAGCAGATTCAGATCAATCAGGAAAGCTACAACAAGTATATGTATGCCCTGAAGCTCCGTGAAGAGGCAGCAGGACATATTGGAATTGAAAATATCTGTCGTTCCAGACTGGCAAAACTGGCACGAGAGAAGGCTTCTATTGAGGCCGAATATAAAAAAGGAAGCCAGATTTATCCTGACTTCCGCTTGATGATTCTTGTAAGATTGGAGGCGTAA
- a CDS encoding DNA methyltransferase, translating into MEPRKLTKADLDKVRHIEGFPIAEDENIISLSNPPYYTACPNPFIEEYLRENGTPYDEETDDYHREPFAADVSEGKSDAIYNAHTYHTKVPYKAIMRYILHYTNPNDIVLDGFCGTGMTGVAANMCAHPEAIFRAKIEADMPYVRWGKRFPILNDLSPAATFIAQNYNADADVTAFTEEATSIMREAYKECAWMFETNPDEEIAGRLLVDCKGTVNYTVWSDVLICPHCGEEIVFYNAAADPKSGKVSDNFICPKCQVKLKKGDCEKAFTPVFDAALNKTIDIIKQKPVLINYQYGNKRYDKKPDEYDLEVLGRIDALAIPYWFPTDRLCEGRESRRNDKIGLTHVHHFFYKRTLYVLAKLFDLIEKAENADLLKIMFTSQIINISKMNRFRPQVSFPYNPLSGTMYVSSMICEANPFNAYEGKVKKFAEALKMNTGNVCNISTGSTTQLLIPDNSCDYIFTDPPFGDNLNYSELSFLWEAWLRVVTNSKYEAIVNTAVGKALPEYQHLMTQCFSEYYRVLKPNRWMTVEFHNSKNAVWNAIQEALQKSGFIVADVRTLDKQGSSFKQVTTVNAVKQDLVISAYKPKESFKKRFFQNAGTETTAWDFVRQHLENIPVVVISNDKIELIAERQAYLLFDRMVAYHIMNGIPVPLDSVDFYRGLDEKFVKRDGMYFLADQVNEYDTARIKNDVENIQFSLFVTNEKTAISWLYQQLSDEFGGPQTYAELQPKFMQEVKSVDKFEAMPELSVLLEENFLQDEKGRWYIPDTTKEGDVAKLREKKLWKEFEGYMNSKGKLKLFRSEAIRVGFSRLWKDKNYQAIVTIAERLPEKTIQEDANLLMYYDISLSRV; encoded by the coding sequence ATGGAACCGAGAAAACTAACGAAAGCGGACCTCGATAAGGTCCGACATATAGAGGGATTTCCTATAGCCGAGGACGAGAACATTATTTCCCTATCTAATCCACCTTATTATACAGCTTGTCCGAATCCTTTCATCGAGGAGTATCTTCGTGAAAATGGAACTCCTTACGATGAGGAGACCGACGACTATCATAGAGAGCCTTTCGCTGCGGATGTAAGTGAAGGAAAGAGTGATGCAATATATAATGCTCACACTTATCACACGAAGGTTCCTTATAAGGCCATTATGCGATACATTCTGCATTACACAAATCCTAATGATATCGTTTTGGATGGATTTTGCGGTACTGGCATGACTGGCGTTGCGGCCAATATGTGTGCTCACCCTGAAGCGATTTTCAGAGCAAAGATTGAGGCAGATATGCCGTATGTTCGTTGGGGAAAAAGATTTCCTATTTTAAATGATCTTTCTCCAGCAGCTACTTTTATTGCACAGAACTATAATGCTGATGCTGATGTTACAGCATTTACAGAAGAAGCGACAAGCATTATGCGTGAGGCTTATAAAGAATGTGCATGGATGTTTGAAACAAATCCTGATGAGGAGATTGCAGGACGACTTCTTGTTGATTGTAAGGGAACTGTCAATTATACCGTTTGGTCGGATGTTTTGATTTGCCCTCATTGTGGCGAAGAAATTGTTTTTTATAATGCCGCAGCTGATCCTAAAAGCGGAAAAGTTAGTGACAACTTTATTTGTCCGAAGTGTCAAGTCAAACTGAAAAAAGGTGATTGCGAGAAAGCATTTACTCCAGTATTTGATGCTGCGCTCAACAAAACAATCGACATTATTAAACAGAAGCCTGTTCTTATCAATTATCAGTATGGTAACAAGCGATATGATAAGAAACCCGATGAGTATGACTTGGAAGTATTAGGTAGAATTGATGCGTTGGCCATACCATATTGGTTCCCAACTGACAGATTGTGTGAGGGGCGTGAGAGCCGAAGAAATGATAAGATCGGCTTGACCCATGTTCATCACTTTTTCTACAAGAGAACGCTATATGTATTAGCAAAACTTTTTGATTTGATTGAAAAGGCAGAAAATGCTGATTTGCTGAAAATCATGTTTACAAGCCAGATTATCAACATCAGCAAAATGAATCGTTTCCGTCCGCAGGTATCCTTCCCGTATAATCCATTAAGCGGAACAATGTATGTTTCGTCGATGATTTGTGAGGCTAATCCTTTTAATGCCTATGAAGGGAAAGTCAAAAAGTTTGCTGAGGCGCTGAAAATGAACACAGGAAATGTATGTAACATTTCTACAGGATCAACTACTCAGTTGCTTATACCGGACAATTCATGCGACTATATTTTCACAGATCCTCCATTCGGCGATAATTTGAATTACTCTGAATTGAGTTTCCTTTGGGAAGCATGGCTGAGAGTGGTGACAAACAGTAAATATGAGGCTATTGTCAATACAGCTGTTGGAAAAGCCTTACCTGAATATCAACATCTTATGACTCAGTGTTTTTCTGAGTATTACAGAGTGTTGAAACCAAATCGCTGGATGACAGTAGAATTCCACAATTCAAAAAATGCCGTTTGGAATGCAATTCAAGAAGCACTACAGAAATCTGGATTCATCGTTGCGGACGTTCGTACTCTTGATAAGCAAGGCAGCAGCTTTAAGCAGGTAACAACTGTAAATGCTGTAAAGCAGGACTTGGTTATTTCTGCTTATAAGCCGAAGGAAAGCTTTAAAAAGCGCTTTTTCCAAAATGCGGGAACCGAGACTACAGCGTGGGATTTTGTCAGACAACACTTGGAGAATATACCGGTTGTTGTTATTAGTAACGATAAAATTGAACTAATTGCAGAGCGTCAGGCATATTTGTTATTTGACCGTATGGTAGCTTATCATATTATGAACGGTATTCCGGTTCCGTTGGATTCGGTTGATTTCTATCGTGGACTTGATGAGAAGTTTGTTAAGCGTGATGGTATGTATTTCTTGGCTGACCAAGTTAATGAATATGACACAGCAAGAATTAAAAATGATGTCGAAAATATTCAGTTCAGCTTGTTCGTCACTAATGAAAAGACCGCTATCTCTTGGTTGTATCAGCAGCTGAGTGATGAGTTTGGCGGTCCTCAGACCTACGCTGAATTGCAGCCTAAGTTCATGCAGGAAGTAAAATCCGTTGATAAGTTCGAGGCTATGCCTGAACTGTCTGTTCTACTGGAAGAAAACTTCTTGCAGGATGAAAAGGGCCGCTGGTACATCCCGGATACCACCAAAGAAGGCGATGTGGCCAAACTGCGTGAGAAGAAGCTGTGGAAGGAATTTGAAGGTTATATGAATTCCAAGGGTAAGCTGAAACTGTTCCGTTCGGAAGCTATCCGTGTCGGCTTCTCTCGCCTCTGGAAGGACAAGAACTATCAGGCGATTGTTACTATCGCAGAGCGCCTGCCTGAGAAGACCATTCAGGAGGACGCAAACCTGCTGATGTACTACGATATCAGCTTAAGCAGAGTATAA